In Lolium rigidum isolate FL_2022 chromosome 7, APGP_CSIRO_Lrig_0.1, whole genome shotgun sequence, the DNA window AACATAAATATGTGCGCTATACCTGCATAAGTACAGCAATTTTGAGTTATGGAAGCAAAAGGATGTAGAAAACATTTTCAATTCCTGCATAAGTACAGAAGTTTTGAGTTATGACTTATGAAACCTAAAGGATATTGGCAGTATTTTTTGACTTGTGACAACAGAGCAATATATGCCTTGCTTAGAGAAAACAAAATATATAGAACAACAAGCTATGTTAATCATTAAATAGGGACACGCATATCATGAGTTGTCTGTTAGACTGATCATATTACCATATCCTAAGTTGGTGACTTCCAGAAGCACATGATATCCTTACCAAATCGTGCAGAAAGGCTATTGTATTAGGTACTGCCATACCCCTTGCTCTGTTTCTCATATGGGATGCTGTCATCCTGGGGACAATTCCGGGGCTTGCAGGGAGTGAGACTATTACTGATCCACTACAACAACTTAGGTCAAGCAACGGTATAGTGGGGGTAAGTATTTTCAAGTTGCGCTTATGATGTGTTATTAATTGGGCTTAATTTGAAACTTCTTGTTTGCAGCCTATCGTTGAGGCATTCTCATTTCTTGCAATAGGCACATCATACATTGGATTTGTTCTAGGACTCTCAGACTTCATAGCAGACTGTAAGAGTATCTTCTTCCAGAGCAAATCATATTTTCAGCTAAGAGGTCTAGGGTAGAACCTCTCCAATTTTATGTGAGATATAAATGAAAGCAGCAAAACAATTGCAAAATTTCTGGGACTACTGCTTACTGCTATTGATCCACTATTTCCTCTTCTATAAAACTTTGCAGTGCTCAAACTACCAAGTGGGCAGAACAAACCTTTGACATATCTTGTAACTTTGCTCCCTCCGCTTGTTCTGTCCCTGCTTGATCCAGAGATATTTTTCAAGGCACTGGACTTTGCAGGAACTTATGGAGGTAAGGATTCGTTTACAGTATCTCTAACTCAAAGGAGAAATACTGGAATCATTGCAAGCTGCATCCACGAAATAGTATACTGATAATGTATACATAGAAATGAAGAAATATCATATGGTTTGGGATCATCTACTGCAGTAACCTTTTATGACTAGGAAGTACAGAACATTTGTATGGTTACTCATTGTGCAGATTTGTTACTTTAGTGGAATGAACTGACCCCTTGTATGTATTCTTTTCAGTTCTAGTACTCTTTGGAGTTtttcctgcagccatgtcttggtCAGAGAGATACTCAGATGAACTGGAAGCTCCTATATCCCCTATAGTTCCAGGAGGAAAAGTTACCCTCTCATTTGTTATGGGGGGTGCCTTGCTTGTAATTGTTTCAGAGATCTTCAAAGACATACTGCACTTACAAGGACTACATTGACAAAGTTTCACTGATACTTCTACATATTTTTGTGCAATGTTGCTAACAAGTGGTATGGACACACCCAAAAGTAACCAATCTAGTACTTCTAGCATTTCTTAACCCCATTCGCAGCTCCATCAAGATACTCGGCCTGATTGAGTTGTGTTGCATGTATTTACCATCTTAATAGTATATACAATTATGATTTATCAATAGGGTTCTCCCCTACTGTTCCTTTAGAAACTAGAAGATACCGATATAGGTTAGTTCTATGACCTAAGTAGCATATTTACTGAATTTacaatacaacaacaacaagttggggtaggctagaggtgaaacccataagaACTCGTAACCAACTCATGGTTCTGGCACATAGATAGCAAGCTTCCATGCGGCTCTTACCATGGAAAACAAAAGTTCCAGAGTTTCAAGAAGCCTGCAATAGACTTCTAGATAAATACCGCTGAAAATATTTCTTTGACCTCATTAATATTTTCTCGAACATGTGTGGAAATTAGGAACAGGACTATTTTATTAGTTCATTTTGCAGTTCATGATGTTTCTGAACAAATTCGAGTCTGTTATCAAGTATTATGAGTTTAGTGCTCACACTACACACATTGACTCAGGCAACTCTGCATGGTCATGTTTTTCTACTAAAAGTAAACAAGATCTGGCAAGCAGGAGGTCATGCTAAGAAAAACATACTTTCTGCCAGTTTGTCAGGGTTTAGCTGATCCCTCTTCTACCAAAAATCAttgcaagaacaaataccccctctAAAATGATGAAACCTGGCTCTATCCCGAACGACAATTTCTCGACGATAGATCTTGGACACTAGCTTAGCAAACTTGTGGCAATCCATACAAAAGCGAAGATTTTTGACGATTCTGATTGTAGCATGCGGAGGTGCTCCAATGAGTCCGAACGCTATTGCAAGCTTCTCACTGTGATGCCCAAGAGCCTGCTCTTTCTCTTCATCTTCAATGTCATAGAACACCTCTGCCGTATCTTTGACATAGCCTTGCTGTTGCATCCTTCCACCAATCTCGACCAGCTTTCCATGAATGTCATCATATGACGGATGTGACTTGTCACCTGAAATGAATTCATGGATGGAACCATCCATCTCAATAGAGCTGCAGCCAGGAATCTTCTCAATCCCCTTGCTTCTCATGGTCCTCCGAACATCTTCAACGCCATTCCATCTCCCTACTGCGGCATAGAGATTTGACAAGAGGACATGGTCACCGCTGCAGGTCGCTTCCATTTCAGCTATGACAGTTTCGGCCATCTTGACATTCCTGTGGAGACGGCATCCACCAAGCAAGGCCCTCCAGACGACAGCATCTGGTTTCATTGGCATATCTGCAATGAGCTTGTGTGCTTCCTGTAGATGGCCAGACCGGGCAAGGAGATCAACCATGCACGCGTAGTGCTCAAGGATTAGTCGTACTCCATATTTGTTGGAAATCTTGCTGAAATGCTCCCTTCCTGCATCCACGTACCCACCATGGCTGCACGCTAAGAGGACTCCCACAAAGGTGACTTGGTCTGGCGCCACTGTTCCATCGAGCTCCATTTGGCTGAACATGTCCAACGCCTTGGCTGAGTAGCCGTTCATGGCCAAGCCGTTGATCATGGCGTTCCAGGTACACGTGTTCCTCGCCTTCAGCCTGGTGGCGAACACGTCCAGCGCAAGGTCCACGGCGCCACACTTGGCGTACATGTCAACCAGCGCGGTGCCCAGGAACACGTCCCACCGGAGCCTCCTCCTCTCGACGAACGCGTGCACCCACTTCCCCGTCTCCAACGCGCCGGCGCCCGCGCAGGCCGACAAGGCGGTGACGAGCGTCCCGCGGTTCGGCACGAACCCTTCCTCCATCATCCGCCCGAAGAGGCAGAGCGCCTCGACGGGCTGCCGGTTTGTGGTGTGCCCGGATATCATCGCGTTCCAGGAGACCAGGTCCCTCTCCGGCATCTCCTCGAAGACGCGCCTCGCCGACTGGACGTCCCCCGCGCGGCAGAACGCGGTGACCATCGACGTCCACGTGACGGGCGTGGGAGATGGGACGTGATCGAACAGGTGGCATGCTGACCCGACGTCGCCGGACAACGCGTAGCCGTGGATCATGGAGTTGAAGGAGACGGTGTCCGGGCGCGGCATCTCGTCGAACACCCTGCGCGCGTCTGTGACTCGGCCTGCGGCGCAGTACGCCTGGATGAAGCCATTGGTGACGCGGGCGTAGGCGTGGAAGCCGAGCTTGGTGTAGATGGCGTGGAGGCGGCGagaagaggcggaggccgagggcgagacggcggcggcggcgttcttgAGAAGGGCGAGGAAGGTGTGCTGGTTCATTCAGGCGGGATAGCTGCATAAGTTTGCTATTTGCTACTCCCTTGCTTCACGACGTCTGTGGCTCTGAGCCAGTATGCCTCTGCGGCCTTGAGATTTTGAAGATTTAAGGTCGTTTGATTACTTTTGAAAAATGCAAGAACATAACCACAAGTAATATGGCCTCGTGTATTCTGATTCCTACATAAACTAAGACGCATGGAAACTTCAAAATGAGCCAAAAAAACACATACTCTATAAACATCGTTTGCGTTCCAAGCTCTCAACGTATGAATAAAAAACATAGAAACTTCAAAAACCTTGCATTTCAAACGAACTCATATAATCTATTCTTTTGGTCCAAACAACACTATGTGAATTATCTTTCTGTAGAGATTTAAACCTTATTATATAGAACATATGTTCTCTTACAATTTTCAAGCAGTGCCTCTATTTTACAAATGTAGTGGTTTAGGCCTACTGAGAACATGCCCACTTTGCTCTGTGAAAAACAGTGAATTTCATATGTTCCAAACAAGAACCATCTGAAAAGTGGGAACCTTCTTGGAATCTTGGATGGATCACATTTTTAACTGGACAGTACAATACCTTTTTATATAACAACCCACTGAACCCAGGCTACAGTTTTGCAGCGGACTGTAACACGACATGAATCACAAAAGGAAGAATATGGACCAATACCAGCCGTCTAGGTAATATTACTGCATTGTTTAAACTAAGTACAGTGTACATCCATGTCAGGATTACAGCAGAATACAGCATTGGCCAATCTACCAGAAACAACAGCCCAATCTACACAATTTGACAACGTCGACGAAGAAAACAGTGATCTTGTGCTTTGAACATTCAGTTTGCTATCCTCCAATCCACCAAGAACTGAAATCAATCATTATGAACCACCGAATACCTGCAGTGCCATGAAGCAGGTCAGTGACTAGTTAAGAAAGTACAGCAAGATAAATTGCCAGAGAAGTAGAGGAGTGCACACTTACTCCAGCTAAAATGCTCTTTGAGAGCTTAGGCTTTGTCTTAGGGCCTCTCTCCTCAACTGATCTATTCTGTCGAGGAATTGGACGATCAATTTTTGTTTCTGGGACATCAGTGGACTCTTTTCCTTCAGTCTTTTGCTTCTGTTTGAAGGATACCGGCAAGTATATAGAAAATTTAGTACTACTAAAACTTGCAATAAACGGCATAGAAAGGGAAAGACATGCAGTTTGAGATATAGCTGGTAAACGAAATTTTGTTGAGACACAAATCAGAGCATGTAGCATCATCAAGGACTGATACTCATCATAAAGATGGGCCAACAAAACCCAACCATGTATAAGCATGAGATGCCGTATACCGTCCTAGACGTATATTAAACAAGAATGCATACCTTTTTTATGCGCTCTCTAATAAATTTCTGTGTACGTGAATTTTCAGCATTAGAGAGATAGTGATCACGTTGTTTCTTTGCAGTTGTTATCTCCAGGTTTAGTTTCTGCTCCCTGATGTGAGTCTTCTCGGCTGCAGTATACCCCAAGATTAGAAACCTATAAACCAGTTCATATAATTTGAAAGTTTATAGTTACTTTGCAGTTTTGTACTTCTGGCATACCTATCTCACCAACCAGATCATCCCATCTGAACTTCCTGAGATACTTTATGTTCCAAATGTCATAATAAAAGGGGGACCTCTTCTTCCCACCTAATAAAATACATCATGAACACAGATGGTCAGTAACAATTGACAAAAGTGGAGCTCTATAGCACACACAACATGACTATCTTCAATATTGTGCATTATATTATAGCTCTTCAAACATTTTAACACAGATGACAGAACCAACCCTCCTAGGATAACAAAATTAAGGGGGTTAAGGGTCGagtaatgaagaagaagaagaatagccCATCCACAgttcaaaaaagaagaagaatagCCCATCCACAGTTCAATCTAttaaaccacatctcaggtacatctATAGTAACAAATAAAGAATAGCACACATAAAATACAGAATTGAGAACACACCTATTTGTTCACCATTAAGCAGATTAGCCACCCTCTTGGCAACACTTTTCTTTGCAAACTCAATCCACctagaaagattttagcaacagcaTAAGGACATGCAAGTAAAGAATACAACAGATTTAAAGAGAAGTAGCAAGGCTCCCCAAAGCAGCTCATTTCTTTATATTGTAACATACCCTTCAGAGTAAGCCTTCGCGTGAACATTACTATGCTTGCGATGACCTTGACCTGGAGGAATGAGATGGCATCATAGTTAGTTTATAACAAATCAGGGTTTTAACAGTCAAGTGTATAAGATCTAATACTATGTATCGTAAAAGCACTTTGCACTCCAGGGCATCTAGCCGCAAGAGGCGGGAGAACAATACTCACTATCGTGGCACGGATTTAGCTGCAGCAGCATGTACAATCAGCATGCGGAACTTGACTATCAAGTTACAAGACATTCTGTTTTAACTTTTTGTTCATGTACGAGAATATTTTTCATAGATATAAGCTACACAAACAAACCCAGAACTCAATTAAAAGCATCCAGATACAGCCCAGTCATGCTGACAAAGGCACTGTGTTATTTGGAGCAGAAAATTCTGCGCGGAATCACAGTAGTAGAGTTTCAAGTGGCGCTAGTGTGATTAATCAGCCAGCAGAGACGTCACATGTCGTTTGATTTTCTAGCTAACATGActgcaagcaagataaacaaacCTAAAACTCCATTAAAAGCACTCAGATACAGCCCAATCACACTGACAGAGGCATGTGTTATCTGGAGCAGAACATTCTGCTTGGAAATACAGTGGTAGAGTTTCAAGTGGTGCTAGTGTGATTAATCAGCCAGCAGAGACATAACATATCGTTTGATTTTCTAGCTAACATGACTGCAAGCAAGAGAAACAAGCCTAAAACTCCATTAAAAGCACCCAGATACAGCCCAGTCACACTGACAGAGGCATGTGTTATCTGGAGCAGAACATTCTGCTCGGAAATACAACCATCAATTGGACAGGGGACAAAATTAGACAGGGCACAACCATCAATTGGGTTCATGGCGGAGATTATTACCTTCGGGGACGAGGTAGATCCTCTGCACCTCGCCGTACCTGGAGAACATCTGGCGGACGTGCGACGGGTTCATGTTGGGAGGCACGCGGCTGAGGTAGACGACGCCGCGCTTGCTGAAGCCGCCCGCGCTCCCCTTGGTCGGCAGCTTCCTCTTCTGGCCGACGACGTATTCTTCCTCCTCGCCTTCGCTCCCAGTGCCTGCTTCCTCGTCCCCGACCATGTGTTCCTCTTCGTCGCTGTAGTGCTCGTTATCCGTGGTCTCCGCCATGGGTGCGGGCAGCTGGTTGGCGGTCGCGGAGGGGTCTGTGCGCCTGAAGCGGCGGCCTGGACGGAGAcggagggggaggggggggggggggggtagaacGTCGAACCGGCGGCGAACACGAACGCGAGGTGGCGGCGCTCGCGGGCGGCGACACAACGGAAGGGTTTCTAGCGTGGTTGATAGCGAACCCAATAGCAGGCCTACGCGCACCTATTTCTTGCCCCTCGCTTGTGCATTTGGGCCAACCCATCATTTTCCCCTTCACGTTGTTTGTTTCCTCGCTGGTGTTGGCTTTCCTCGGCTGCATGATGGCCAGTTTGTGTGTTTTCGAACAACTATTTTAAAGGTATTGGAAACTTGGATGGCACCATAACAAGTAACAGCAAATACCAAACATATCGAAACAACAATTTGGTATTGGAGAGAATTTCCAAAACCACACGGTTTTGGTATTCCCACTCCAGTTCAATGacccaaaatttcaaaaaaaaaaatcaattaccCACACTTCAATAAATACATCAAAACAATGCATAACAGATGTTCAGGATACGGCATCACTAAGGAATAAAACCGTAGCTCCGATCTAAGATGGTCGAACTCGGCAGAGCAGAAAATACTTGCATAAGAACCAATCACAGTTGTCGGCTCCTAAATCAAGCCGCGAGCGCCAAGCGCATCAACCCTAAGTCTAGATTTTGCAGGACAGCCTATGCAAACTAGGGAAAGGAAATGAACAAAATAGAGATAAAACCGTAAGCCATAATTCCTAACACAGTCTTTTGTGGCATCTGGCGAATCAAATATGACTACGTTTTATCAACccatggtttctttgatgcactaAAATTATCACCCCCAGACTGTGTTTGGTATTTCGACAATGTAGCTTTTAGCTTATCCATGTATGGTTGTTGTTCCATGGAAAATGATTGCAACCCGGCTTGCCCCGCTTATATGTGACCTTGTGTCGAACGCCCAAAGTGCTTTCATAAAAAAAAACAAGCATCCAGAACGACTTCATGTATGTGAGAAACTTTGCGAGAAGGCTTCGCAGGAGTAAAATCCCTTCGCTCCTCTACAAGCTTAATATCCGTAAAGCATTTGACTCCGTGATATGGGACTATATTCCTGACCTTCTTAAGAGAAAAtacatatagaagaaccaatcatAGTTGCCGGCTCATAAAATAAAGTCGTGAGCGAGCCAAGCGCATCAACCGAGTCTAGATTTTGCTAGACAGCCTATGCAAACTAGGGAAAGGACATGCATAAAACAGAGATGAAACTGTAAGCCATAATCCATAACACTGTGGCATATAGCGAATCAAATACTCCTACGGTTTATCGACCCTTGGTTTCTTCGATGCAGCTGCTGAACTGGAATTACCACTCCTGGACTGTATCTGGCATTTTGAAAATGAAGCTTTTAGCTTATCCATGAGTCTGTTTCATGGAAAATGATAGCTAACAACAACACATATGCTCTTACCTTATCAAGCTTCTGCCTGACTAGATTTCATTGACTCGGATGGAAAATAGGCCTACAGTTGAAAAGCATATTCTCCACAAAATGATCAATAGGTATTTCACTAAAGGAGAGAAATGTCCATGTTTAGGAATCaaatcatctacatcaaccatGTTTGTATCAAAAATCAAGAATGTGGCAAGGATGTGGTGCCTCGCCGGGGCAAAATCCTTTAGTAATGTAACGCCGCAAGAGTAGACGTTTTATTTATGTCTTGGCCAAGACTTGGTTTGTAAAACTTCTCTAAAATTTCTTATtaattaatgaaaatggcaagtcctttgccttgtttaaaaaaaaaatatgtAGTCTCGAGCACTAGCCCCCTAAAATAAGGACCATATAAGCTAACTATGGGTTCACAAACTTCTTGAGGCCCAAAAGATGCCGCCAATCAAGTAGTGGTCATTTCTCAGCCCATGTTTTTTATGTACTCTATGATATGTGGAATACATGCAGTGTGGAATACATGCAGCGAAGTGGTGACAACAGAGGCGTCGATAATGATAGGGTTGGTGTTGGTGACAAGGTCGACTACACTTGCCACATCGGCTACACAAAGTAGCAGTTGCGGGAAGAGCATATTGCATTGCCTTCTCAAGGGTTTTTAAGGGGGCTCCCTACAGTAGGAGGGCTAGTAGGAGCCAATTTTTTATAAGTGGCAAAAAAAAGCCAAAGTCGGGGCCTCCAATTCAATGTTGACGTCCTTATTAATTTTGTACAATCTTTAATGTAGAATTTTGACAATTAATAATTTTAAGAAATATGTAAGTATTATGAAACAACTTTTAATGAAAAATCAATTTGCACCTACAGTCTCAAtttactagtcttccccgtatcCATAGGTCATCAATTtgatctatataatttaaattatataatgcaaaaattacatcattagaaaatagaacatctaaactttctaatgatataatttttataacatataactaatgctgacttgatcaaatttgcgacctaggggtacgcgcacgcctaataaatTGTGAGAGAGGGAGTGGGCCCAAACTATGTCATTAGTAATTAATGAtctcacaaatataaaatagcttAGTTGTTGAATTTCTAGAAGATATCTATCTGTAGGTATTAAATAGGAGTATCCACTATTTTATTAATTCTAGCCAAAAGATGGGAAATATTAAGGGTATTATTTAGGAGTGTTTCATAATTAGTACATTAATTCAGTGCCCTTTATTTCGATTTTTCCCTCTTTATAAACAACTGGAAAGGCCAGGTCTTACGGCAACCTAACCACACAACAAAAACACAAGTGATCTCCTCATCATGACACTCAAGAACAATGCGACAAGCATGGTTGTTGTTTACCTGGCTCTTATGATCATGTCTTCCATCATTTCATCACCGTCCTGTTATGCTCATACAAGTAATGACATCTCTCGTTTATTGCTCATGTTTTCTCAAACTTCCTAATCCTATCGATGAAGTTAtttccatctctctctctctcttttgcaAAAAAATTAAGTTTGTTGTAAAAATCGAAACTATTTTTCCTACATAGATACTAAATTGGTTAACTCATTTTGGATGGTAGATGAATCACCGGTCAACCTTGAAGTTGATGATAATCCTCCTAAGTGCTTCCGTTTGGAAAGTTGTCACGAGCGTTGCGGGACCTTATGCGACGTAAGCGGCCACTCTTCGCTTAGGGCCTACTGCCAGAATGATCAATGTTGTTGCGCATAGTATAATGATTTTGTTCTTGCTCGAGCAATAATGTTGTAACAGTTTCTTGCAACGTAGTATTGGtcaccaaaaaaaaaatcaagctgCTTATGACAAGTGGTCCATCTTTTATTATGGTGATTCTTTGCAGGCGAATATAGAATATCTATGTGAACCAACTGTGGTgaaccggcataccactgcatggtgtagtatgcaagtctgatataacaccaatgaaacaccgttccactagtattatatcgctcagagtggtacaacagaaacatatgcgggtccaaggcatgtctatagaattacaacaatgactctgttacataagattatcacagcctcctactttacaatgaggtaaaactgcaaataaactccagaagaacgactcgtagtctagtcttatcacgaactctatttgtagagtatttaactaactctagaggctgtgaatagattctagctaaataggagctaggtttaggaaactagttcctttctattgctaagctaggtttgATCCTTGTTGGAGgtagtgtttgactcttctgtcaggttcctgtcccttgaagtatttgttgatccctcggtcttcgagttgcactgtagatcctccttcgatgcctccatatctaagcaggggatttaagagtgggatgagtacgagcgtactcaacaagttcattataggaaagaggtgtttaatgcactagctacggcattagaccggaaagtctaataccaatgcaagttttcataaccatttcttcaaaaggttgcttttattcggaagaactatgtccgtcagccttcaccggtttactagaacttcatggagctcctttccggccgcgttcgcgagctccatatcccggaacagggagtgacaggtcacggttctttacactcgcagaggtgtgttgctttacccataagagatcttaaccttggtgccaaccggcgtacaccccgtccacacttcctttggtgtgaggcccggtataaggtcatagcaaatcatattcctccgctgcctcatacacccaccctttgccgcaaactccgaccccgggtcctcgccggtcccattattcccacttacgggtggaccccgaccacgacaacgagttcaggtctctaccatgaactccttcgccggcagctcgcaacccatcatagaccgcaattaccgtggggacttcatcgggacccccaccctaccacttgtcctctcttggatcaagggtaccacttgtcctctcttggatcaagggtctacggtaaagcgcatccgttgatgtacaagaggtggaaatacaattgactattccgtcccactccggatcttatggttaacaggggtattacggcacaagaatcaccggcgacatttgttgtttaatcctagatggatataaacccttgcaatggaacctccaccatatcaacacaatccatggttccattgcccaccacatagtcat includes these proteins:
- the LOC124670311 gene encoding pre-rRNA-processing protein ESF2, translated to MAETTDNEHYSDEEEHMVGDEEAGTGSEGEEEEYVVGQKRKLPTKGSAGGFSKRGVVYLSRVPPNMNPSHVRQMFSRYGEVQRIYLVPEGQGHRKHSNVHAKAYSEGWIEFAKKSVAKRVANLLNGEQIGGKKRSPFYYDIWNIKYLRKFRWDDLVGEIAEKTHIREQKLNLEITTAKKQRDHYLSNAENSRTQKFIRERIKKKQKTEGKESTDVPETKIDRPIPRQNRSVEERGPKTKPKLSKSILAGVFGGS